The sequence below is a genomic window from Glandiceps talaboti chromosome 14, keGlaTala1.1, whole genome shotgun sequence.
GTAAACTTCTGGCTTGCAAGGTTAACACAACAAACCATCCCATTTTGTGCATATAGCAAACGATGTGTGTCGCAGAAGTGTGTTTGTCTCATGAATTCTTTGGTAAGCTGTTCTGTTACACATGATACTCGAAAGCACCTCGTGTACACTTGTATTTGTTAGATGTTGCGTCTCCCATGATATGTccatttattatattttgatataattatagAGCAGATAAAAAATGTAAAGGTATTTGTTTGATGTTCTTTATCCTCAGATATTAGATGATTTGAGTGTTGCGCCTGGCTTCAAAGAAACTATGAAGAAACAATGTGTAGAGGTAATAAGCAAAGATACAACCTTCTGGAATGAAGAAGATGGGACTTTGATTAAACCGAATTTGTGTGTCATTTTACAAAACTTTTGTTATCGAGATTGTAACGGAAATGGTACGTGCAATAACTGCACCTGCTCTTGTAATGCAGGACTTGGAGGAATAGACTGTTCTGTAGATCTCAGCATACCACCAGATGTGAACGGAGGACATAAAAACGGACTATGTGATACTAAGTTTGATGACTGCACCTACGTTAGCATCTGGGGCGGTAATATCATTGATACTAATGACCTAACATGTTCCAGAATAAATGTTCAGGTATGTTCAGTAACATTTCAAATTGAAGTTAAGGCCGTACTGGCTGTAACTAGAATACTTTTTTGACCAgaaaatcaacaatatattcaatgaaacgtgttaaaatacaaataattagagaTTGTACATTTAAGAGCGATTATACTCAGAAGTAGTACAGCAACAAGTTAAAATCGTCTATTTAGTTTAAGGGGTGAACATTAGGATTCCGGAAACAGAAGTGGCCTTTAGTTAAGATCATTAGTCAGGGCGATTAATGATGTATATTTTCCCTTCGAAATTGTAACTAAATGTGGTCCCAGTGTATGTCTAGGATAGTTCATATATGCATAGTACTAAGGTAATGCATAATGTGACTATCATTTGTTTAAACAGTGCAAGTGCTTGTGTGTTTATTCCGAGTGAAGTAAAGAGTGTCCTCCCTGTAgagttaatgatataaaatgGCGTTACGTCGGTAATGACtttgacacttttttttttggaatacatggaatacatatatatagtaactTTACATTTTCTGACAGATATCTGCAAAAGGATTCGAAACCACAACGGAATTGGAGACCATCAACGAGTCTGGAACATCGAATTCTTTAGCCTTGTTCAATTCATATGAACAAGTTCGTTGCCCAAGTGATGATACTCCGAGTACTGTCGTCGACAAGAACATAACCAAACCATCTGGATCTTTGTACATGCTTAGCAACGATGGGAAAATGAAGAGTGCTGCTGTATTGGTTATCAAATATAACTCCAATTGTGATATCTGTAACGGTACTGCGGGATCATGCACTAGAAGGGTAGGATAACCATGTTTGTGAGCTGTGCGTTGATTCCAGTcaatttcttttgatatttcGTGATGGGGCTATGTTGCAAGCTCGTTACCCTGTAGCTATGGAGTCTTTTCTAGTCAATAAACATGTTATCCCTGAGTAACCCACTCCTAGGCCCGGTAAACATAGCACATGTGGGCTCCCATATGGTAACTAAATGTTTATATGatataatttctttaaaatattataCAAGATAAACTTCAactatacatttatataaatgacgttggTCTGAATTCATTACTTGAACGTGTTTTATAATTTGTATCAtaacattaacatatacaatggaAGCATGTCCAGATGTCACCATGCATAGCCTTCAATGAATTGTGTGCACCACAAGAAGCTGAGAAAGTCTAAAGGTCCACTGTGCCATAATAAGGGTAAATTGCAAATCAGTCCGAGACTGATGTGCCAGAGCTCCTAAAATCTGTATAGTTTTACTTTCATTAGGTACATTggttgagtgtgtgtgtgtgtgtgtgtgtgtgtgtgtgtgtgtgtgtgtgtgtgtgtgtgtgtattacacCTTAAAGGTAAAGACtttcttttttcatatttttgcaCACAGGATAATATATGTGTCTTTGACGATGACTGCTTTGACAAAGATCACCTTGTTTGCCAAGGTAACTATTCTTCTACAAAATATTTCGAATGTCTTTTCtgttatctatttgtttatatttctgtTTCTCAACCTTTATTTTCTATACACTTTCTGTATTTCTTTTGCATAATTATGCACCTTTTCAATTGTTAATTTcctttaatttgaaattatgtgTTTACAGTGTGGATGTGAGCAATTGTGACATCTAATGTTGATGTAAATACAATGAATTAGGTTTGATATATAATAGCAAAAATATATACTAACAACCACCTTGGTTTTAATTAGTCATTGCGTCATAAGTAAATGTTGCACGTCtattatcatgtatatattttgtagaaATAACTTTGAATTCTGTCGTCTCAGTTATAATATTTTCCTGATGTATTAACATGGAAATAATCATTTCGGGAAAAATGAAAAGGTTGAGACAAGTGACAGGTTCTCCAAGCCACTTCCGTTTCCGGATATACCTGATGTTCATTCCTTGACAATGCTGATGGGATATGCATTTCCAATTAAAAATTTACTTTGCGTTTTACCCGGTTCTTGCAGAATCCCCGCTCGCTCATCTCATAAAAGTTGCTGGTTCTACTATCTTCGCAATATTGATTGCTGTAACAATCATCACCATAGTGGTCCTTGCAGTTAGACAGTAAGTCAACTTTAGACATTTCAAATATGTTAGTTGTaaatgaataatacaatgtattaagAGAAATGTActgatataatattgatatgGATATATTAACATGTATTCCCAAATATTATGTCACCATTTAGACGTGAAAATAAGAGTGACACAAgaggctttgtcactacgagtcgaaaTGGAGATAAAACACTATGACGAGACGAAACACTATATCACTGGTATTATCAGAGGAATGAAGAGTACTGAAGAACACGTACCTGTGCAAACTTAATTTCAGACAAATTTATTTCGAACGTTTGAGTCTCATTTGAGCACCGTAGAACAATTCGATTTCGTGACGTTGAAAGATCAGAATATACATTCCGTATTTGTGTTCGAATGAGTCTTATTACAACTTGGCATACTACTGTTGCATTGCATAATACAATTTTAAACAACTTGCTTTGAAAGCATTTCAGTGGTGACAGTGGAGTAATACATAAAGATATGACTAAAATGCAAGTCAAGTATCAAGTCAATAAGACAGACTTCCAATGGattacttttttgttttcttttcatatcATTTACAGCATGAAAATGAAATCCAAGGTTGGCACTGCTCCAGCCCCAGACAACGGCTCTGCGAAGAGCATAGCAATGTCCTAGACATGGATGTGAAATGTTTTCCAATGTTTAGGTATGGAATTTGGGGATAGGAATGACCACAATGTCTTCGTATCGAATCCGTGAATAGAATGTCTTAGCAGGATATCCAAGGCCAGGAAAGCCTTCAGAATGTCATACGTATGGTACAATGTATCGCAAACGTTTAGCGACGTCGTAGCAGCAATCCATGGGAGAGGGTACACCTTAAACAAATTCGCCATCCAGTTGGCATTTCACCACACCCAAAATCATTTTAGCATGACAGGGTATGTTCGTTGTCCACAAAGACTGTGCTGACGTAGTACTAGTACCCGTTTGGAACTACATTTTCACTTTGCATTCTTAAGAGTAGTttaatgatttcacatcacttaAACTTGGCAACTCCATGTAAGAAACAACTAATTGAATATCTTATACGCGTAATAAACTCAATATATAATATGGTCCTAGCAGACATAAATATAGATCAtatgaacattgaatattcatgactcctaagtgctatTGTcatcagataaaaaaaaattatgaagatGCTTAATTgatctaattaatattcatgtgcATGATGCAATAATTTACCACTGAAAGAACAAGAGACTGAAAACAGATtccatttggtgtttcttggcaaacGAGCGACGTTCATGTTATGTGAATCATGAAATGAACCCAAATTTTATTATATCTTTCGTTCCTCTTAAAAGaataatttcattcactgcAAAGAATAACCCAGATAAGACAACGTGGATTGATATCAGTCTATAAAACAAAGTTATACTTATTTTTCAAAGtttaatacaaaaacaataacaatttaGAAAACGAAAGTACAAATGcaaaataatacatataataaaatatacatccaATTTAATgcaaaaatgagaaaaatatttgtattcttcAAATTCCATTTTCGTCAGTGTATATTATTGTCATGTCTTCTTTCTGATATTGCTGTAGAAGTGATAGCTCCAAAGCGTAAATCCATTGATCTATTGAGAAGAGTTTAGTGGTGTAATGAAGTACATGAATTCAGTTTTATTGCAGTAGTCTTTAAAATCCAGGGTTTCTTTTGAGAAAAATATCCAGTTTCACGCCAGTGATTATCTGCCTCGTGCAATTATGCCAATGAGGTAAAAAAACAGTAGAAATAATATGtaacttttaattttcataaatacaCATAATACAGTGTATATGGTATTAATCCAGATAACCATTATATATGATAGCAATGTACATAACCAGATACTAAACTATGACATGATTGCTGTAATGggtgttttcttgctgaataagtTAAAAAATAAAGACTATATTTTAACCAAGTTTGATTAGTCGTTTTAAAAAGTAATGTTTGATCAGAATTCCAATGGCTAGTACTGTTTCATTTTAGCTATCTTCACATTAATCTTAAAATTGaatctgaaatataaaattgaaaattaattcaCCCCAAATTGTATTCTAGATTAAATGTAACAACGAATCCACTTGCATTGTGACGTACatactgacctttgacctgttgCAGAGAcgatacattgtacacttgaggGGTAGCTCCATTTTTAAAATTGCGATATTATTGACCTTATCTTCTTGTCGAATTTTCTCTAGTCACTGTTATTCTTGTAGCCTTCTAGTTCAAATATATCCTGTGCTTCTACTAAACCACATGTTGTTactttttaaataaacacaatgtactatctgtaaatgtatttatcgTGTGTTGTGATTATGATAAACACGTGACATGCAACTGACTCGCAGATACCTAGATGAATAACCAATTTGTTTGAATAAGATGAATACATGTGAAAAAAGTAAGAATATAGTTAGACTGCATCCAAATGTAACGATTTTCCTGAACCAAATGACCTGTTCATGAATGTAAAAGAACATAGAAATAACATTAATATTTGTCATCTGTtggtaaaaatataaataataagtACAAGTTAAAAAGTTGCACAAGTATGTTTTGACGCGCCAACCTAATTTCGCATCACACTTACCTTATTAATATTTCAGTTGCCACGATTTATACCAAACACAAAAAATACCATGATTAAAGTCCTACCTTGTCTTACCTGTTTTCTTTGAAGACTTCGTCGCTGTGTTGAGGTTTAAAGCAGTATGCAACGAAAGAATAAGTTTGAGATAGCGATAGAGGCGTTTTGAAACGCCAAGTGAGAATAGAAAAGATACAGACTCAAGTGAGTGTCAAGAAATGTCCACGAAAACAGAGTGTGGACAGCCTTACCACATTTTTCAACTGCCTTGTTGTTTTCTGTCCCAACCCAATATCGTTGATAGGGGTATCCCCTATTGAACCAAGCATCACATGAAGATAAAACTGCAACAAAAAACgttaaaaaattacaataaaaaatacaaccttaaca
It includes:
- the LOC144446027 gene encoding von Willebrand factor D and EGF domain-containing protein-like translates to MKKQCVEVISKDTTFWNEEDGTLIKPNLCVILQNFCYRDCNGNGTCNNCTCSCNAGLGGIDCSVDLSIPPDVNGGHKNGLCDTKFDDCTYVSIWGGNIIDTNDLTCSRINVQISAKGFETTTELETINESGTSNSLALFNSYEQVRCPSDDTPSTVVDKNITKPSGSLYMLSNDGKMKSAAVLVIKYNSNCDICNGTAGSCTRRDNICVFDDDCFDKDHLVCQESPLAHLIKVAGSTIFAILIAVTIITIVVLAVRHMKMKSKVGTAPAPDNGSAKSIAMS